The following coding sequences lie in one Mycobacterium sp. Z3061 genomic window:
- a CDS encoding transglutaminase family protein, with translation MWRMRVVHTTGYAYRSPVTASYNEARLTPRSNTRQNVVLNRVETIPATRSYRYIDYWGTAVTAFDLHAPHTELTVTSSSVVETERPEPPAEKTSWEELQSAAVIDRYDEVLRPTDYTPNSKRVAAVGKRITKNHDPSEAVVAAARWARSELDYLPGTTGVHSSGLDALEKGKGVCQDFAHLTLILLRSMGIPGRYVSGYLHPKPDAVIGKTVAGRSHAWIQAWVGGWLNYDPTNDTEISEQYISVGVGRDYADVSPLKGIYSGLGATDLDVEVEITRLA, from the coding sequence ATGTGGCGGATGCGGGTGGTGCACACCACCGGGTATGCGTACCGGTCGCCGGTGACGGCGTCCTACAACGAGGCTCGGCTCACGCCGCGCTCCAACACCAGGCAGAACGTGGTGCTCAACCGGGTGGAGACCATCCCGGCCACCCGGTCCTACCGCTACATCGACTACTGGGGGACCGCGGTCACCGCATTCGACCTGCACGCGCCGCACACCGAGTTGACCGTGACGTCCTCCTCGGTGGTGGAGACCGAGCGGCCGGAACCGCCGGCGGAGAAGACGAGTTGGGAGGAGCTGCAGTCGGCGGCGGTCATCGACCGCTACGACGAGGTGCTGCGCCCCACCGACTACACCCCGAACAGCAAACGTGTTGCCGCCGTGGGCAAACGGATCACCAAGAACCATGACCCGAGCGAGGCCGTCGTCGCCGCGGCCCGCTGGGCGCGCAGCGAGCTGGACTACCTGCCCGGCACCACCGGCGTGCATTCCTCCGGCCTGGACGCGTTGGAAAAGGGCAAGGGCGTGTGCCAGGATTTCGCGCACCTGACGCTGATCTTGTTGCGCAGCATGGGAATTCCCGGTCGCTACGTGTCCGGTTATCTGCACCCCAAGCCCGACGCCGTGATCGGCAAGACAGTCGCGGGCCGCAGCCACGCCTGGATCCAGGCGTGGGTCGGCGGCTGGTTGAACTATGACCCCACCAACGACACCGAGATCTCCGAGCAGTACATCAGCGTCGGCGTCGGCCGCGACTACGCCGACGTGTCGCCGCTGAAAGGTATCTACTCCGGGCTGGGCGCGACCGACCTCGACGTGGAAGTCGAGATCACCCGGTTGGCCTAG
- a CDS encoding alpha-E domain-containing protein, translated as MLARNAEALYWIGRYVERADDTARILDVAVHQLLEDSSVDPDQASRLLLKVLGIEPPDHRLDVWSLTDLVAFSPNTEGGCSIVDAISAARENARSAREVTSSETWECINTTYHALPERERAAKRLGPHEFLSFIEGRAAMFAGLADSTLSRDDGYRFMVLGRAIERVDMTVRLLLSRVGDSASSPAWVTLLRSAGAHDTYLRTYRGALDAARVVEFMLLDRLFPRSVFYSLRLAEHNLEELLHNPQSRIGATTEAQRLLGQARSELEFVQPGVLLETLENRLAGLQRTCRDVGDALALQYFHAAPWVAWTDARQRDELADALETQGES; from the coding sequence ATGCTCGCACGTAACGCCGAGGCGCTGTACTGGATCGGCCGCTACGTGGAACGCGCCGACGACACCGCCCGCATTCTGGATGTCGCCGTGCACCAGTTGCTCGAGGACTCCAGCGTCGACCCCGACCAGGCCTCCCGGCTGCTGCTGAAGGTGCTCGGGATCGAGCCGCCCGATCACCGGCTCGACGTCTGGTCGTTGACCGACCTGGTGGCGTTCAGCCCCAACACCGAAGGCGGCTGCTCGATCGTCGACGCGATCTCGGCGGCGCGGGAGAATGCGCGATCGGCCCGCGAGGTCACCTCCAGCGAGACCTGGGAGTGCATCAACACCACCTACCACGCGTTGCCGGAGCGGGAGCGTGCCGCCAAACGTCTTGGGCCGCATGAGTTTCTGTCGTTCATCGAGGGCCGCGCGGCGATGTTCGCCGGGCTCGCCGACTCCACTTTGTCCCGCGACGACGGTTACCGCTTCATGGTCCTCGGGCGTGCGATCGAGCGGGTCGACATGACGGTGCGGTTGTTGCTGTCCCGGGTAGGGGACAGCGCGTCGTCACCGGCCTGGGTGACACTGCTGCGCTCGGCCGGCGCGCACGACACTTATCTGCGGACCTACCGTGGCGCGCTGGATGCCGCCCGGGTGGTCGAGTTCATGTTGCTGGACCGGCTTTTTCCCCGTTCGGTGTTCTACTCGCTGAGGCTGGCCGAACACAATCTCGAAGAGCTGCTGCACAATCCGCAGAGTCGCATCGGGGCCACCACCGAAGCCCAGCGGCTGCTGGGTCAGGCGCGCAGCGAGCTGGAATTCGTCCAGCCCGGAGTGCTCCTCGAAACGCTGGAGAACCGTCTGGCGGGCCTGCAACGGACCTGCCGAGATGTCGGAGATGCGTTGGCGCTGCAGTACTTTCACGCCGCGCCGTGGGTGGCGTGGACGGATGCCCGGCAGCGTGACGAGTTGGCCGATGCGCTGGAAACTCAAGGAGAATCCTGA
- a CDS encoding circularly permuted type 2 ATP-grasp protein, translated as MTQVSFPNQIEATQRRSRVRSERIFEGYNTSDAYSAAFDEMFDAHGNVRGPYKGIYAELAPTDASELKARADALGRAFIDQGITFSLSGQERPFPLDLVPRVISAAEWTRLERGIKQRVKALEMYLDDIYGDQDILRDGVIPRRLITSCEHFHREAVGIVPPNGVRIHVAGIDLIRDDKGDFRVLEDNLRSPSGVSYVMENRRTMARVFPNLFATHRVRTVDDYSAHLLRALRNSAATNEADPTVVVLTPGVYNSAYFEHSLLARQMGVELVEGRDLFCRDNQVYMRTTEGERQVDVIYRRIDDAFLDPLQFRADSVLGVAGLVNAARAGNVVVSSSIGNGVGDDKLVYTYVPTIIEYYLGEKPLLANVDTYRCWLDDEREEVLDRVRELVIKPVEGSGGYGIVFGPEASEKELAAISKKIRDDPRAWIAQPMMELSTVPTRIEGSLAPRYVDLRPFAVNDGNEVWVLPGGLTRTALVEGSRVVNSSQGGGSKDTWVLAPRTSVAARELGRAQVVRSLPGPVPEQHPDGNRPAQTQPQQQPHQPLEGSPKKEQQQQQQQQKVIG; from the coding sequence ATGACACAGGTGAGTTTTCCGAACCAGATCGAGGCAACCCAGCGGCGGTCGCGCGTCCGTTCCGAGCGCATCTTCGAGGGCTACAACACCTCCGACGCCTATTCGGCAGCCTTCGACGAGATGTTCGACGCCCACGGCAACGTCCGCGGCCCGTACAAGGGCATCTACGCCGAGCTCGCGCCCACCGACGCCTCCGAACTCAAGGCCCGGGCCGACGCGCTGGGCCGGGCGTTCATCGATCAGGGCATCACGTTCTCCCTGTCCGGCCAGGAGCGGCCGTTCCCGCTGGACCTGGTGCCGCGGGTGATCTCGGCCGCCGAGTGGACCCGGCTCGAACGCGGCATCAAGCAGCGGGTCAAAGCCCTCGAGATGTACCTCGACGACATCTACGGCGACCAGGACATCCTGCGCGACGGGGTGATCCCGCGCCGGCTCATCACCTCGTGCGAGCACTTCCACCGCGAGGCGGTGGGAATCGTCCCGCCCAACGGCGTGCGGATCCACGTCGCCGGGATCGACCTGATCCGCGACGACAAGGGCGACTTCCGCGTCCTCGAGGACAACCTGCGCTCGCCGTCGGGTGTGTCGTATGTCATGGAAAACCGGCGCACGATGGCGCGCGTCTTCCCCAATCTGTTCGCCACCCACCGGGTGCGCACCGTCGACGACTACTCCGCGCACCTGCTGCGCGCGCTGCGCAACTCGGCGGCCACCAACGAGGCCGACCCCACGGTGGTGGTGCTGACCCCCGGCGTCTACAACTCGGCCTACTTCGAGCACTCGCTGCTGGCTCGCCAGATGGGCGTCGAACTGGTCGAGGGTCGCGACCTGTTCTGTCGCGACAACCAGGTCTACATGCGCACCACCGAGGGGGAGCGTCAGGTCGACGTCATCTACCGTCGCATCGACGACGCCTTCCTGGACCCGCTGCAGTTCCGGGCCGACTCGGTGCTCGGGGTGGCCGGGCTGGTCAACGCCGCTCGTGCCGGCAACGTCGTCGTCTCCAGCTCGATCGGCAACGGCGTCGGTGACGACAAGCTCGTCTACACCTACGTGCCCACCATCATCGAGTACTACCTCGGTGAGAAACCGCTGCTGGCCAACGTCGACACCTACCGCTGCTGGCTCGACGACGAACGCGAAGAAGTGCTGGACCGGGTGCGCGAGCTGGTGATCAAGCCGGTGGAGGGGTCCGGCGGCTACGGCATCGTGTTCGGCCCGGAAGCCTCCGAGAAGGAGCTCGCCGCGATCAGCAAGAAGATCCGCGACGATCCGCGGGCCTGGATCGCCCAGCCCATGATGGAACTCTCCACCGTGCCGACCCGGATCGAGGGCAGCCTGGCGCCGCGCTACGTCGACCTGCGGCCGTTCGCCGTCAACGACGGCAACGAGGTGTGGGTGCTCCCCGGCGGGCTGACCCGCACCGCGCTGGTCGAAGGTTCCCGGGTGGTGAACTCCAGTCAGGGCGGCGGTTCCAAGGACACCTGGGTGCTGGCGCCGCGCACGTCGGTGGCCGCCCGCGAACTGGGCCGCGCCCAGGTGGTGCGGTCGCTGCCCGGGCCGGTGCCCGAACAGCACCCCGACGGCAACCGGCCGGCGCAGACACAACCCCAGCAGCAGCCGCACCAGCCCCTGGAAGGTTCGCCGAAGAAGGAACAACAACAACAGCAGCAACAGCAGAAGGTGATCGGCTGA
- the rpsT gene encoding 30S ribosomal protein S20 — translation MANIKSQQKRNRTNERARLRNKSVKSSLRTAIRAFREATHAGEKEKAAELLQATSRKLDKAASKGVIHKNQAANKKSALARSLNKLG, via the coding sequence GTGGCCAACATCAAGTCGCAGCAGAAGCGCAACCGCACTAACGAGCGCGCGCGGCTGCGCAACAAGTCGGTGAAGTCTTCGCTCCGCACGGCCATCCGCGCGTTCCGCGAGGCCACTCACGCAGGCGAGAAGGAAAAGGCGGCCGAACTGCTGCAGGCGACCAGCCGCAAGCTGGACAAGGCCGCGAGCAAGGGCGTGATCCACAAGAACCAGGCTGCCAACAAGAAGTCGGCGCTGGCGCGCTCGCTCAACAAGCTCGGCTGA
- the holA gene encoding DNA polymerase III subunit delta, with the protein MHLVLGEEDLLIERAVAQILRSARKRAGAGAESGIADVPVNRMRAGDVSTYELTELLSPSLFAEERIIVLEAAGEAGKDAAALVASAAADLPAGTVLVVVHSGGGRAKALAADLRSLGAQVHQCARITKAGERSDFVRGEFRALKVRVDDETVTALLDAVGSDIRELASACSQLVADTGGMVDAAAVRRYHSGKAEVKGFDIADKAVVGDVAGAAEALRWAMLRGEPLVVLADALAEAIHTIGVVMPLSGDPYRLAGQLKMPPWRVQKAQKQARRWSRDRLAVASRVVATLNANVKGAVVDADYALESAVRQVAELASN; encoded by the coding sequence TTGCACCTGGTTCTGGGGGAAGAGGATCTGCTGATCGAGCGGGCCGTCGCGCAGATACTGCGGTCAGCCCGGAAGCGGGCCGGTGCCGGCGCGGAATCCGGGATCGCCGACGTCCCGGTCAACCGGATGCGGGCGGGCGATGTCAGCACCTACGAGCTGACCGAGCTGCTGAGTCCCTCGCTGTTCGCCGAGGAGCGGATCATCGTGCTGGAAGCCGCCGGCGAGGCGGGCAAGGATGCGGCCGCCCTGGTGGCCTCAGCCGCCGCGGACCTACCGGCGGGGACGGTGCTGGTGGTGGTGCACTCCGGCGGCGGGCGGGCCAAGGCACTGGCCGCGGACCTGCGGTCGTTAGGCGCCCAGGTGCATCAGTGCGCCCGAATCACCAAGGCCGGCGAGCGCAGCGACTTCGTCCGCGGCGAGTTCCGCGCGCTGAAGGTCAGGGTCGATGACGAGACCGTGACGGCGCTGCTGGATGCCGTGGGCTCCGATATCCGGGAGCTTGCGTCCGCCTGTTCGCAACTGGTCGCCGACACCGGCGGGATGGTCGATGCTGCCGCGGTCCGGCGCTACCACAGCGGCAAGGCCGAGGTGAAGGGCTTCGACATCGCGGACAAGGCGGTGGTCGGCGACGTCGCCGGCGCCGCGGAGGCGCTGCGGTGGGCGATGCTGCGCGGCGAGCCGCTGGTGGTCCTGGCTGACGCCCTGGCGGAAGCGATCCACACCATCGGGGTGGTGATGCCGCTGTCCGGCGACCCATACCGGCTGGCCGGGCAACTCAAAATGCCGCCGTGGCGGGTGCAGAAGGCACAGAAGCAGGCCCGGCGCTGGTCACGGGACCGGCTGGCGGTCGCGTCGCGGGTGGTCGCCACCCTGAATGCGAATGTGAAGGGGGCCGTCGTGGACGCCGACTACGCGCTGGAGTCCGCCGTGCGGCAAGTGGCGGAGCTGGCCTCGAATTGA
- a CDS encoding ComEC/Rec2 family competence protein — translation MRLVPAAVTGWIVTAAGTVWPAGAAPAGCCAVVAIAAAALWRRARCRSAPAAVCAGLMAVGVVGAGYGMAIALRADAAARHPIAAAFGTVAPVTVVPSETPRPLPRGRLLFRATLQRFGDDESSGCTTVFADTAEFGAADELTVGRPVRFTARIARPNRRDLTVAVLTATGRPEFGRAPAVYRAASTVRSRFAAAVRRVLPADQAAMLPALVLGDTSRVSTVTSGEFRAAGMTHLTAVSGANVTIVCAAVLLSARLVGPRPAVLLAGLALVAFVFIVQPTASVLRAAVMGAIALVAMLSSRRRQAVPALSATVLVLLAIAPQLAVDLGFALSVVATAALVVVAPGWSCRLVGRGWPKPLADAVAVAGAAQVVTAPLVAAISGRFSLVAVLANLVVAPVVVPITVLGTAAAALVVGWPAGAQLLIRFTGPEVWWVLRVAHWASGVPGASVPVPDGVAGLLVVGCATLLVVVLARGRGGRVVLAWTTVGCALAWSVSEAVVPP, via the coding sequence GTGCGACTGGTTCCGGCCGCGGTGACCGGATGGATCGTGACAGCGGCCGGCACGGTATGGCCGGCCGGCGCCGCGCCGGCCGGCTGCTGCGCGGTGGTGGCCATCGCCGCGGCGGCGCTGTGGCGACGGGCGCGGTGCCGATCGGCGCCGGCCGCGGTCTGCGCCGGGCTGATGGCGGTCGGGGTGGTGGGCGCGGGATACGGGATGGCAATCGCGCTGCGTGCGGACGCGGCCGCTCGCCACCCGATTGCCGCGGCGTTCGGCACGGTGGCGCCGGTGACCGTCGTCCCGAGCGAGACCCCGCGGCCGTTGCCGCGCGGCCGGTTGCTGTTCCGGGCCACCCTGCAACGATTCGGTGACGACGAAAGTTCAGGATGCACAACAGTTTTCGCCGACACCGCGGAATTCGGTGCGGCGGACGAGCTGACGGTGGGCCGGCCGGTGCGGTTCACCGCGCGCATCGCCCGGCCGAACCGTCGCGATCTGACGGTCGCGGTGCTCACCGCGACGGGCCGGCCCGAGTTCGGCCGCGCACCCGCGGTCTACCGGGCCGCGTCTACCGTCCGCAGCCGGTTCGCCGCCGCGGTGCGCCGGGTGTTGCCCGCCGACCAGGCCGCCATGTTGCCCGCGCTGGTGCTCGGTGACACCTCGCGGGTGTCCACGGTCACTAGCGGAGAGTTCCGCGCGGCGGGCATGACCCATCTGACGGCCGTCTCGGGGGCCAACGTCACGATCGTGTGTGCCGCGGTGCTGTTGTCGGCGCGCCTGGTGGGGCCACGGCCGGCTGTGCTGCTTGCCGGGCTGGCCCTGGTCGCCTTCGTGTTCATCGTGCAGCCGACGGCGAGCGTATTGCGGGCTGCCGTGATGGGCGCGATCGCGCTGGTGGCGATGCTGTCCTCACGTCGGCGCCAGGCTGTCCCGGCGCTGTCGGCGACCGTGCTGGTGTTGTTGGCAATAGCTCCGCAACTGGCCGTCGACCTGGGATTCGCGTTGTCGGTGGTCGCCACCGCAGCGCTGGTGGTGGTGGCCCCGGGCTGGTCGTGCCGGCTGGTCGGACGGGGCTGGCCGAAACCGCTGGCCGACGCGGTCGCGGTCGCCGGGGCAGCACAGGTGGTGACCGCGCCACTGGTCGCCGCCATCTCCGGGCGGTTCAGCCTGGTGGCCGTGCTGGCCAACCTGGTGGTGGCACCGGTGGTCGTCCCCATCACCGTGCTGGGTACCGCGGCGGCAGCACTGGTGGTCGGCTGGCCGGCCGGTGCCCAACTGCTGATCCGTTTCACCGGCCCCGAGGTGTGGTGGGTGCTGCGTGTCGCGCACTGGGCATCTGGCGTCCCGGGGGCGAGCGTGCCGGTGCCCGACGGCGTCGCTGGCCTGCTGGTGGTCGGCTGCGCGACCCTCCTGGTCGTCGTGCTGGCGCGCGGCCGTGGTGGTCGTGTCGTGCTGGCCTGGACAACCGTGGGGTGCGCGCTGGCCTGGTCGGTGTCGGAAGCCGTCGTACCTCCGTGA
- a CDS encoding ComEA family DNA-binding protein, with translation MRTELPAERLQRRLAGEPDPQPGDAESEPDDEDPNSLLPRWLPDAAAQRNWMERLRADPGRAGAIALAVIAALAVLITVFTVARDRPAPVTSAKLPPVERVSSSGPKASANPGPDRPVVVSVVGLVHKPGLVTLAPGARIADALQAAGGAVDGADTVGLNMARPLGDGEQIVVGLAPAPGKPPVLGSSVGAGGPATQSPSGAPSTSGKPKAGAREALDLNTATVEQLDGLPGVGPVTAAAIVAYRQAHGRFTSVDQLGEVDGIGQARLDKLRSLVRV, from the coding sequence ATGCGAACCGAACTACCCGCCGAGCGACTGCAGCGACGGCTGGCCGGCGAACCCGATCCGCAACCCGGAGACGCCGAATCGGAACCGGATGACGAGGATCCGAATTCGTTGCTGCCGCGATGGCTTCCCGACGCTGCCGCGCAGCGGAACTGGATGGAGCGCCTGCGTGCCGATCCCGGCCGCGCCGGCGCCATCGCGCTGGCGGTCATCGCCGCGCTCGCGGTGCTGATCACCGTCTTCACCGTGGCCCGCGACCGGCCTGCGCCGGTAACCTCAGCCAAACTTCCTCCGGTGGAACGGGTTTCGTCAAGCGGGCCGAAGGCCTCGGCCAACCCGGGGCCGGACCGGCCGGTCGTGGTCAGCGTTGTCGGCCTGGTGCACAAACCGGGGCTGGTCACCCTGGCGCCGGGTGCGCGGATCGCCGATGCGCTGCAGGCGGCCGGGGGAGCGGTCGACGGCGCCGACACCGTCGGCCTCAACATGGCCCGGCCGCTGGGCGACGGTGAACAGATCGTGGTCGGGCTGGCGCCGGCTCCGGGAAAGCCGCCGGTCCTGGGCAGCTCCGTCGGTGCCGGCGGACCCGCCACGCAGTCGCCCTCGGGCGCCCCGAGCACGTCCGGGAAACCGAAGGCCGGCGCCAGGGAAGCGCTCGATCTGAACACCGCGACCGTCGAGCAACTGGACGGACTGCCCGGGGTGGGTCCCGTCACGGCCGCGGCGATCGTGGCGTACCGGCAGGCCCACGGGAGGTTCACCAGTGTCGATCAGCTGGGCGAGGTGGACGGCATCGGACAGGCGCGGTTGGACAAGCTGCGTTCGCTGGTCCGTGTCTGA
- a CDS encoding acyl-CoA dehydrogenase family protein → MKLALTPDEAAFRDELRTFFTTEIPVDIRERVRDGGHLTRDEIVATHKQLHEHGIAVPSWPVEWGGKDWTPTQFQIWTDEMQLASVPEPLNFNTKMVGPVIAEFGSQEVKERFLPPTANLDIWWCQGFSEPEAGSDLASLRTTAVRDGDSYVVNGQKTWTTLGQYADWIFCLVRTDPQAPKRQAGISFLLMSMDTPGITLRPIKLIDGSVEVNEVFFSDARVPANQLVGEENQGWSYAKFLLGNERTGIAQVGRTKVRLAEVKRHAAEKGLLEDPLFAARLAEAENEVLALELTQARVVSSSAGGKPNPASSVLKLRGSQLQQIATELMVEVAGPDALPVGGDGIASPEWAQASAPTYLNYRKTSIYGGSNEVQRNIISSTILGL, encoded by the coding sequence ATGAAGCTGGCGCTCACGCCCGACGAAGCCGCGTTCCGCGACGAACTGCGGACCTTCTTCACCACCGAGATCCCGGTCGACATCCGGGAGCGGGTCCGCGACGGCGGACATCTGACGCGCGACGAGATCGTCGCCACTCACAAGCAACTGCACGAGCACGGGATCGCCGTACCGAGCTGGCCCGTCGAATGGGGCGGAAAAGACTGGACCCCCACCCAGTTTCAGATCTGGACCGACGAGATGCAGTTGGCCAGTGTCCCGGAGCCGTTGAACTTCAACACCAAGATGGTGGGCCCGGTGATCGCCGAGTTCGGCTCGCAGGAGGTAAAGGAACGGTTCCTGCCGCCGACGGCCAATCTGGACATCTGGTGGTGTCAGGGCTTCTCCGAGCCCGAAGCCGGATCCGATCTCGCCTCGCTGCGCACCACCGCGGTCCGCGACGGCGACAGCTACGTCGTCAACGGGCAGAAGACCTGGACGACGCTCGGCCAGTACGCAGACTGGATCTTCTGCCTGGTACGCACCGACCCTCAGGCGCCCAAACGCCAGGCCGGCATCTCATTCCTACTCATGTCCATGGACACCCCCGGCATCACGCTGCGGCCGATCAAGTTGATCGACGGCAGCGTCGAGGTCAACGAGGTGTTCTTCTCCGACGCCCGCGTCCCAGCCAATCAGCTTGTCGGAGAAGAGAATCAGGGCTGGAGCTACGCGAAGTTCCTGCTCGGCAACGAGCGGACCGGGATCGCTCAGGTGGGTCGCACCAAAGTGCGCCTGGCCGAGGTGAAGCGGCACGCCGCCGAGAAGGGCCTGCTCGAGGACCCGCTGTTCGCCGCACGACTGGCCGAAGCGGAGAACGAGGTGCTCGCACTGGAACTCACCCAGGCCCGGGTGGTGTCGAGTTCCGCGGGCGGCAAACCCAACCCCGCCTCCTCCGTGCTGAAGCTGCGCGGCAGCCAACTGCAGCAGATCGCCACCGAGCTGATGGTCGAGGTGGCCGGTCCCGACGCGCTGCCGGTGGGCGGGGACGGCATCGCCTCCCCGGAGTGGGCGCAGGCCAGCGCCCCGACCTACCTCAACTACCGCAAGACCTCGATCTACGGCGGTAGCAACGAGGTGCAGCGCAACATCATCTCCTCGACCATTCTCGGATTGTGA
- a CDS encoding acyl-CoA dehydrogenase family protein → MDFQLSEEQALLRDTTRELLSRSYDAESRNKAIDTELGWSREVWNQLAEIGILGLGFEPEEAGQLEIMAVLIEVGRRLAPEPIVHAALAPGSLIAELGNAAQKELLDEVAAGQRLLAFAHLEPGQRGGSAKPATRAVQQGDSWTISGRKNPVLAGDCAETLVVSAALPDGGTGLFLVDASQDNTTVTRSPFRTFDGQRGAQIDLDEAAAEPLGDGADAGQAIANAIIRIQSALCAEAMGAMEEALRLTTDYLKTRKQFGVTLNKFQTLTQRAADMYVSLELARSMNLYAAMSIADGNYDPVIAARAKLQIGRAGRHIGQEAIQLHGGIGMTAEYPVGHYTARLTAIDQTLGSTADQLRVLIDHLGEYDLAKL, encoded by the coding sequence ATGGACTTTCAGTTGAGCGAAGAGCAGGCACTGCTGCGCGACACCACCCGGGAACTGCTGTCGCGAAGCTACGACGCCGAGAGCCGCAACAAGGCGATCGACACCGAGCTGGGCTGGAGTCGCGAGGTGTGGAACCAGCTCGCGGAGATCGGGATCCTGGGCCTCGGGTTCGAGCCCGAAGAGGCCGGGCAGCTCGAGATCATGGCGGTGCTCATCGAGGTCGGACGCCGGCTGGCGCCCGAGCCCATCGTGCACGCCGCGCTGGCGCCCGGCTCGCTGATCGCCGAACTCGGCAACGCCGCGCAGAAAGAACTGCTCGACGAGGTCGCCGCGGGCCAGCGGCTGCTGGCCTTCGCCCACCTGGAGCCGGGTCAGCGTGGCGGGTCGGCGAAACCGGCCACTCGCGCTGTGCAGCAAGGAGATTCGTGGACTATCAGCGGACGCAAGAACCCCGTACTGGCCGGCGACTGCGCCGAGACGCTGGTGGTCAGTGCGGCGCTGCCGGACGGCGGCACCGGGCTGTTCCTGGTTGACGCCTCGCAGGACAACACCACCGTCACCCGCTCGCCGTTCCGCACCTTCGACGGCCAGCGCGGCGCTCAGATCGATCTGGACGAGGCCGCCGCCGAACCGCTGGGTGACGGCGCCGATGCCGGTCAGGCCATCGCCAACGCCATCATCCGGATCCAGTCGGCGCTCTGCGCCGAGGCGATGGGCGCCATGGAGGAAGCGCTTCGGCTGACCACCGACTACCTCAAGACCCGCAAGCAGTTCGGGGTCACCCTCAACAAGTTCCAGACCCTGACGCAACGGGCTGCCGATATGTACGTGTCATTGGAGCTGGCGCGCAGCATGAATCTGTACGCCGCCATGTCGATCGCCGACGGCAACTACGACCCGGTCATCGCCGCGCGCGCCAAGCTGCAGATCGGCCGTGCGGGCCGGCACATCGGCCAGGAGGCGATCCAACTGCACGGCGGCATCGGCATGACCGCCGAGTACCCGGTGGGCCACTACACGGCCCGGCTCACCGCGATCGATCAGACGCTGGGTTCCACGGCGGATCAGTTACGGGTCCTCATCGACCACCTCGGCGAATACGACTTAGCAAAGCTCTGA
- a CDS encoding PPOX class F420-dependent oxidoreductase — protein MAELTDRVVEFLSAGTRTGMLGFAASDGRPLVAPVWFVVDGDELVFTTHEQTPKGRALRRDSRTVICVDDPHPPYSFVQVQGVAAVSDDPQELLEIATRTGARYMGAERAEEYGRRNAVPGELVVRVRPTKVVAGFDISN, from the coding sequence ATGGCCGAACTGACGGACCGAGTCGTGGAGTTCCTGTCTGCGGGCACCCGCACCGGGATGCTCGGGTTCGCCGCATCGGACGGCCGGCCCCTGGTGGCGCCGGTCTGGTTCGTCGTCGACGGCGACGAGCTGGTCTTCACCACCCACGAACAGACACCGAAAGGTCGCGCGCTGCGCCGGGATTCGCGAACCGTCATCTGCGTCGACGACCCGCACCCGCCTTACTCGTTCGTGCAGGTGCAGGGGGTGGCGGCGGTGAGTGACGACCCGCAGGAGTTGCTGGAAATCGCCACCCGCACCGGCGCCCGGTACATGGGCGCCGAGCGGGCCGAGGAGTACGGCCGCCGCAACGCGGTCCCCGGCGAACTGGTGGTGCGGGTGCGTCCGACGAAGGTCGTCGCCGGCTTCGACATCAGCAACTAA